One stretch of Eretmochelys imbricata isolate rEreImb1 chromosome 1, rEreImb1.hap1, whole genome shotgun sequence DNA includes these proteins:
- the U2AF1 gene encoding splicing factor U2AF 35 kDa subunit isoform X3 gives MQEHYDEFFEEVFTEMEEKYGEVEEMNVCDNLGDHLVGNVYVKFRREEDAEKAVIDLNNRWFNGQPIHAELSPVTDFREACCRQYEMGECTRGGFCNFMHLKPISRELRRELYGRRRKKHRSRSRSRERRSRSRDRGRGGGGGGGGGGGGGGGRERDRRRSRDRERSGRF, from the exons ATGCAGGAACATTATGATGAATTCTTTGAG GAGGTCTTCACggaaatggaagaaaaatatGGTGAAGTTGAGGAGATGAACGTTTGTGATAACCTTGGAGATCATCTAGTTGGAAATGTATATGTAAAG TTTCGTCGTGAAGAAGATGCAGAAAAGGCTGTGATTGATCTGAACAATCGCTGGTTTAATGGTCAGCCGATTCATGCTGAGCTTTCACCTGTGACTGACTTCAGAGAAGCTTGTTGCCGTCAATATGAAATGGG AGAGTGTACGCGAGGAGGATTCTGTAACTTTATGCATTTGAAGCCCATCTCCCGAGAATTGCGACGTGAATTATATGGACGTCGTCGTAAGAA GCATAGATCCAGGTCAAGGTCCCGTGAACGTCGTTCTAGATCCAGAGATCGTGGTCGTGGAGGCGGTGGCGGAGGAGGAGGCGgtggcggaggaggaggagggcgggAACGTGATAGGAGGCGGTCAAGAGATCGTGAAAGATCTGGTCGATTCTGA